From Planococcus halocryophilus, the proteins below share one genomic window:
- a CDS encoding alpha-ketoacid dehydrogenase subunit beta yields MLTGNKAMAEAISQEMENDLTVFVLGEDIGKYGGIFGSTQGLIEKFGPERVLDTPISETAFIGAAIGAAAEGMRPITELMFVDFFGVCMDQIYNQMAKIQYMSGGNVKLPMVLMTAVGGGYRDAGQHSQTLYATFAHMPGMKVVAPSNPYDLKGMMVSAIRDDNPVVFMFHKSLQGLGWMEQLDVAVDHVPEEAYTVPLNKAKVVREGKDITIVGIQMMTHYAVEAAKRLSKEGIEAEVIDLRSLAPIDKDTIIESVKKTHRLLVVDEDYLSYGMTAEVSAIVAEEAFFEMEAPISRIAIPDVPIPYSGVLEDFVIPGPNSIYEKVKKIMEDA; encoded by the coding sequence ATGTTAACCGGGAACAAAGCGATGGCTGAAGCAATCTCGCAAGAAATGGAAAATGATCTGACTGTTTTTGTATTAGGAGAAGATATCGGTAAGTACGGAGGCATCTTTGGTTCGACACAAGGATTGATAGAAAAATTTGGTCCTGAACGCGTTCTGGATACACCCATTTCTGAAACAGCCTTTATCGGGGCGGCTATTGGAGCTGCAGCTGAAGGCATGCGGCCCATCACAGAATTAATGTTTGTCGATTTTTTTGGTGTTTGTATGGACCAAATCTACAATCAAATGGCCAAAATCCAATACATGTCTGGCGGTAACGTTAAACTGCCGATGGTCTTGATGACTGCGGTTGGGGGCGGCTACCGTGACGCAGGACAACACTCGCAAACTTTGTATGCAACTTTCGCTCATATGCCAGGCATGAAAGTCGTGGCACCGTCCAATCCGTATGATTTAAAGGGAATGATGGTATCAGCCATTCGCGATGATAACCCCGTGGTCTTCATGTTCCATAAATCACTTCAAGGACTTGGATGGATGGAACAACTTGACGTCGCCGTCGATCATGTACCCGAAGAAGCTTATACGGTGCCATTAAACAAAGCCAAAGTGGTCCGCGAAGGAAAAGACATTACCATCGTCGGCATTCAAATGATGACGCATTATGCAGTAGAAGCGGCCAAACGTCTTTCAAAAGAAGGCATCGAGGCAGAAGTGATCGATTTACGGTCACTGGCACCGATTGATAAAGACACCATCATCGAATCCGTGAAGAAAACGCATCGCCTTCTCGTGGTCGATGAAGATTACTTGTCTTATGGAATGACTGCAGAAGTTTCGGCGATTGTTGCTGAAGAAGCCTTTTTCGAAATGGAAGCGCCAATTAGTCGTATCGCGATTCCAGACGTCCCTATCCCTTATAGTGGTGTCCTTGAAGACTTTGTCATTCCAGGACCCAACAGCATTTACGAAAAAGTTAAAAAAATAATGGAAGACGCTTAA
- a CDS encoding metallophosphoesterase family protein, with product MKRLLAISDIHGELELFNELLEKVEYDAAVDQLILLGDYVDRGPNSKRVLDRVMELKKQGAIVLRGNHDQMMLEAADGEPGAKENWVRNGGLATLQSYGSSIQNTTLPVSEVFREHVEFIQEMDHYYETDDYIFVHAGVQPGVPPQETDPYLLIWIRQEFHAGYSGNKTVIFGHTPTFVLRGTKNYDVYFGNNQIIGIDGGAVYGGQLNCLELPSRKVYSVRKS from the coding sequence GTGAAACGACTTTTGGCAATCAGTGATATTCACGGAGAGCTTGAATTGTTTAATGAGTTATTGGAGAAGGTAGAGTATGACGCCGCTGTAGATCAGCTGATTTTGTTAGGAGATTATGTAGACCGAGGGCCGAATTCAAAAAGGGTATTAGACCGCGTCATGGAATTGAAAAAGCAGGGAGCAATTGTTTTGCGGGGCAATCATGACCAAATGATGCTAGAGGCGGCAGACGGGGAACCTGGTGCGAAAGAGAATTGGGTACGGAACGGGGGACTGGCTACATTGCAAAGCTACGGTTCTTCCATACAAAATACAACGCTCCCAGTGTCAGAAGTTTTTAGGGAACATGTGGAGTTTATTCAGGAAATGGATCATTACTATGAAACGGATGACTATATTTTTGTCCATGCGGGTGTTCAACCGGGCGTTCCGCCTCAAGAAACGGACCCGTATCTACTAATATGGATTCGCCAGGAATTTCATGCAGGGTATTCAGGAAATAAGACTGTGATCTTTGGTCATACACCGACGTTTGTACTTCGAGGGACGAAAAATTACGATGTTTATTTCGGTAACAATCAGATTATCGGAATTGATGGTGGCGCGGTTTACGGCGGGCAATTGAATTGTTTGGAGCTGCCGAGTAGGAAGGTTTATAGTGTGAGGAAAAGCTAA
- a CDS encoding LVIVD repeat-containing protein translates to MIKKSFAHVMLASVLALSVVPTAFAHDELDSSGVSKGEQGVFSNEEIANLNEAKVEGSKNLSYLREAGTAQLKEIDGVQNNTADVFAHKGYAYVGTHTANGGNGGVRVFDLKDPANPVEVAVFANEDVENTWQEKVIVKSINTPDFKGDLAVVSVQQLNRNAKDTSGGFLLYDVTDPTNPKKLGYWETYENTRGTHELTLTMQGNKALVLASNPYADYYSDGEHKDFTIVDVSNPAEPETLWEFDPRILDEVPADFNGYHWKSPDGKTRPVFNHSVITDNNAQYAYVSMWDLGTIIFDITDPENPVYLSSTDYASNQQGSAHSAALAKGGNVLIETREVSTPVRPGYEESYGYTRIFDIKDKANPVLLSEFKTDLTEKVEDGPTFANTVHDPKVHGNTLYLSHYAGGVYAVDITDPANPKQIGQYTPDQANVWGVFVDRNYVLASDMAQGLKVLVKNNAKK, encoded by the coding sequence ATGATTAAAAAGTCGTTTGCCCATGTAATGCTTGCTTCAGTACTGGCGCTATCAGTAGTCCCTACCGCTTTTGCGCACGATGAACTCGATAGTTCAGGTGTATCAAAAGGAGAGCAAGGGGTATTTTCCAATGAAGAAATTGCAAATCTGAACGAAGCGAAGGTGGAAGGATCTAAAAATCTTTCATACCTGAGGGAAGCTGGCACAGCACAGTTAAAAGAAATTGACGGCGTCCAGAACAACACAGCGGATGTCTTCGCCCATAAAGGCTATGCCTATGTCGGCACGCATACAGCCAATGGCGGCAACGGCGGTGTCCGAGTTTTTGACTTGAAAGACCCTGCCAATCCGGTAGAAGTTGCGGTCTTTGCAAACGAGGATGTAGAAAATACGTGGCAGGAAAAAGTCATCGTCAAAAGTATTAATACTCCCGACTTCAAAGGCGACCTAGCCGTCGTCAGTGTCCAGCAGCTGAACCGCAATGCGAAAGATACATCTGGCGGATTCCTGTTGTATGACGTAACCGATCCGACCAATCCCAAAAAGCTAGGTTACTGGGAAACTTATGAAAACACGCGCGGTACCCATGAACTTACTTTGACGATGCAAGGAAACAAAGCACTTGTGCTGGCTTCCAATCCATACGCTGATTATTACAGCGACGGCGAACACAAAGACTTTACGATTGTCGATGTTTCCAATCCGGCAGAACCGGAAACACTTTGGGAATTCGATCCGCGGATTCTAGATGAAGTACCAGCCGATTTTAATGGCTACCACTGGAAATCGCCGGATGGCAAAACTCGTCCTGTGTTTAATCACAGTGTCATCACCGACAACAATGCGCAATACGCTTATGTCTCCATGTGGGATTTAGGCACGATCATCTTTGATATTACAGACCCGGAAAATCCGGTCTATTTGAGCAGCACGGACTATGCATCCAATCAGCAAGGCTCAGCCCATTCAGCAGCTTTGGCTAAAGGCGGCAATGTGCTGATTGAAACACGGGAAGTCTCTACACCAGTGCGCCCAGGATACGAAGAATCCTATGGCTATACGCGAATCTTTGATATCAAAGATAAAGCGAATCCTGTTTTATTGAGTGAGTTTAAAACGGACTTGACCGAAAAAGTCGAAGACGGACCGACGTTTGCCAATACGGTGCACGATCCGAAAGTGCATGGCAACACGCTTTACTTAAGTCATTATGCGGGCGGAGTTTATGCAGTGGATATCACCGACCCGGCCAACCCGAAACAAATCGGGCAATATACGCCTGACCAAGCAAATGTCTGGGGTGTATTCGTGGACCGCAATTACGTACTGGCTTCCGATATGGCTCAAGGTTTGAAAGTGCTTGTAAAGAATAACGCCAAAAAGTAA
- a CDS encoding putative oxidoreductase, producing the protein MCGIYIEPDVEYIDPYIQEGGIRSCAGDSKCGYTTRTELAYAYAKMLIEDQHNSEIYNLHGEAITQYELADYLGNAFDAHLTYTAISVEKFKEEQITELGECKGRS; encoded by the coding sequence TTGTGTGGAATATACATCGAACCCGATGTCGAATATATTGACCCTTATATTCAAGAAGGTGGCATTCGAAGTTGCGCAGGCGATAGCAAATGTGGCTACACGACAAGAACTGAATTGGCTTATGCTTACGCGAAAATGCTTATAGAAGATCAGCATAATTCAGAAATATACAACCTTCACGGCGAAGCCATTACGCAGTACGAGTTAGCGGACTACTTGGGCAATGCGTTTGATGCGCATTTAACTTATACGGCAATAAGTGTGGAGAAATTTAAAGAAGAACAAATCACTGAGTTAGGTGAGTGTAAGGGACGGTCGTAA
- a CDS encoding aldo/keto reductase, producing the protein MEKAIPEVTLNDGTTLPVIGLGTYGLWGNAGANAVSSGINAGYRLIDTAYNYENEGAVGEGIRRSGIGREELWVTSKLPGRYHTYEKALVAIQESLYRSQLDYFDLYLIHWPMPNQDTYVEAWQALIDAKKWGLVRSIGVSNFLPEHLERIISETGVTPSLNQVELHPFFNQAHQRKVHADHGIQTQSWSPIAKAKDILTNDAISKIAEAHNKTIAQVVLRWQYQIGSVSIPRSTSPERQRENLDIFDFRLSESDMITISELSRPDGRLFDMDPATHEEF; encoded by the coding sequence ATGGAAAAAGCAATTCCAGAAGTCACCTTAAACGACGGAACGACTTTGCCGGTTATTGGACTTGGTACATACGGACTGTGGGGCAATGCAGGAGCAAACGCAGTCAGCAGCGGGATCAATGCCGGGTACCGGTTGATTGATACGGCGTATAATTACGAAAACGAAGGTGCGGTCGGGGAAGGCATACGACGCAGCGGCATTGGGCGTGAAGAGCTATGGGTGACATCCAAGCTGCCGGGACGTTATCACACGTACGAAAAAGCCTTAGTGGCAATTCAAGAATCGTTGTACCGTTCCCAACTGGATTATTTTGACCTCTACTTGATCCACTGGCCGATGCCAAATCAAGACACCTACGTGGAAGCGTGGCAGGCATTGATTGATGCGAAGAAATGGGGGCTCGTCCGGTCGATTGGTGTCAGCAATTTTCTACCGGAGCACTTAGAGCGCATTATTAGTGAGACCGGGGTGACACCGAGTTTGAACCAAGTAGAATTGCATCCGTTTTTTAACCAGGCACACCAGCGCAAAGTGCACGCGGATCACGGAATCCAAACACAGTCGTGGAGCCCGATTGCCAAGGCGAAAGACATTTTGACGAACGACGCCATTAGTAAAATTGCTGAAGCTCATAACAAGACCATTGCCCAAGTCGTGCTGCGCTGGCAATACCAAATCGGCTCTGTCTCTATTCCACGCTCTACCTCGCCCGAGCGGCAGCGGGAAAACTTGGACATTTTCGATTTTAGATTAAGCGAATCCGACATGATCACAATTTCAGAACTGTCCCGCCCGGATGGCCGATTGTTTGATATGGATCCGGCAACGCATGAAGAATTTTAG
- a CDS encoding M20 metallopeptidase family protein: protein MKKQTQELFREIRAFRRDLHENPELSGEETETSRKIQAKLDEYGIPYSTGYAKTGVLGVIKGGKPGKTVGLRADIDALPILEKADVPFKSKVDGKMHACGHDAHTAMLLGVGKLLQDQKADIAGTVLLIFQPAEENAPTGGSEQMMADGVFDTYQPDVLIAQHVWPGLPAGQVGVIDGAIMGNSDRFHVTIYGAGGHASMPHQTVDAIIIANQVMSAIQTIVSRNANPMDSGVITIGKITGGYRYNVVADTVVLEGTIRSLSDDTKKLLKKRFHEVVQGAAEMMGGSCEIDYSDGYPATINTKRWAEVVRKSAKHQLGDGGTPEVIGSMAGEDFGRFLKKYEGVYYWLGTSVGEHQKPLHDPGFMIDEQALSIGTELMTQAALDVLTELNK, encoded by the coding sequence TTGAAAAAGCAAACACAAGAGTTGTTTAGAGAGATTCGCGCATTTAGACGGGATCTTCATGAGAACCCTGAATTGAGTGGCGAAGAAACGGAAACTTCTCGAAAAATACAAGCGAAACTTGATGAATATGGCATCCCATATTCTACGGGATATGCAAAAACAGGTGTCCTGGGTGTGATTAAAGGCGGCAAGCCGGGAAAAACAGTTGGGTTGCGTGCTGATATCGATGCCTTACCGATTTTAGAAAAAGCGGATGTGCCGTTCAAGTCTAAAGTCGATGGCAAAATGCACGCATGCGGTCATGATGCGCATACGGCAATGTTGCTCGGAGTCGGAAAATTATTGCAAGACCAGAAAGCCGATATTGCTGGAACCGTGTTACTAATTTTTCAGCCAGCTGAAGAAAATGCACCGACGGGTGGTTCGGAGCAAATGATGGCAGATGGTGTTTTTGATACGTACCAACCGGACGTTTTAATCGCACAACATGTTTGGCCAGGTCTTCCGGCTGGGCAAGTTGGTGTCATAGACGGAGCCATCATGGGGAATTCTGACCGATTCCATGTGACGATCTACGGAGCGGGCGGACACGCATCGATGCCTCATCAAACCGTCGATGCGATTATTATCGCAAACCAAGTAATGTCTGCGATCCAAACGATTGTTAGCCGGAATGCGAACCCGATGGACTCAGGCGTGATCACGATTGGGAAAATCACAGGGGGCTATCGTTACAATGTTGTAGCGGACACGGTAGTGCTTGAAGGGACAATTCGCTCTCTTTCAGACGACACCAAGAAATTATTAAAAAAACGTTTCCATGAAGTGGTTCAAGGAGCCGCGGAAATGATGGGCGGTTCGTGTGAAATCGACTATTCGGATGGCTACCCGGCAACGATCAATACAAAACGTTGGGCTGAAGTGGTCCGGAAGTCGGCAAAACACCAATTAGGCGATGGCGGCACACCAGAAGTGATCGGCAGTATGGCCGGAGAAGATTTTGGCCGTTTCTTGAAAAAGTACGAAGGGGTTTATTACTGGTTAGGCACTTCGGTCGGAGAACATCAAAAACCGCTTCACGACCCTGGCTTTATGATCGATGAACAAGCTTTGTCGATTGGGACAGAGTTGATGACCCAAGCAGCGCTTGATGTGCTAACCGAATTGAATAAATAG
- a CDS encoding biotin/lipoyl-containing protein, with protein sequence MIEVCLPKLADDVDESLMVLWFVSVGDFVEKGAPLVEVQTEKAVSEITAESSGTIQEIKVKRGDSAKIGDVLATLDPDGAADEKIVAQDESAATATNNETDSSAQESSSFVRVSPRLRRLAKELGVDLDAVKGSGKNGSITEEDIRDESGL encoded by the coding sequence ATGATTGAAGTTTGTTTGCCCAAGCTCGCAGATGACGTGGATGAAAGTTTAATGGTGTTGTGGTTTGTATCCGTTGGTGATTTTGTCGAAAAGGGTGCGCCGTTAGTAGAAGTACAAACTGAAAAAGCCGTCTCTGAAATAACCGCTGAAAGCAGCGGAACCATTCAAGAAATAAAAGTAAAACGTGGCGATTCTGCAAAAATTGGTGACGTGCTGGCAACGCTTGATCCGGATGGGGCTGCAGATGAAAAAATAGTGGCTCAAGATGAATCAGCTGCGACTGCAACAAATAATGAAACCGATTCTAGTGCCCAGGAGTCGAGTAGCTTTGTGCGTGTATCGCCTAGATTACGCCGCCTGGCAAAAGAACTGGGTGTTGATTTGGATGCTGTAAAAGGCAGCGGGAAAAATGGCAGTATTACAGAAGAAGATATTCGGGATGAATCAGGGCTTTGA
- a CDS encoding ATP-binding cassette domain-containing protein, translating to MADKKDEIILRGLQENNLKNIDLNIPKEKINVFTGLSGSGKSSVVFDTLATESRRQMTLNYPLYVRHQMPRYERPHADLMQHLSPVVVVEQKPIRGNSRSTVGTYMDIDPLIRLLFSRIGSPSIGSAAEFTSESSFGKCPECGGYGEVIAPNIHKLIDDTKSLREGAVQFKPLSPPGWQGRWMVDGGLFEPDIPIKDFPKDMYNLLLYGPPEGERAFGTYYTKDSSQDYEWDGIIPRFIRLYINRDLTKLKKTSPEDVLAVSSHGLCPTCEGSGLNPKVLACKINGYNIAQYDQLELTELLGELEHIQDPVGKSIAQQAFPNVKQLVDLGLGYLSLARKMGTLSGGEAQRVKIARHLGSSLNNITYIFDEPSAGLHPEEIEMLTQMLENLRDDYNTVVVIEHNLAVIKTADEIIEMGPGAGVSGGEVVYQGEQAGLKKVSAITNLDHKVALNKNPRGVENSFSIKNASDNNLKDISIEIPKNVLVSVCGVSGSGKSSLLFGAFTENYPETISVSQGSIGTSSRSTLATYMGIMDDIRSILSKETGQPAGLFSFNSLGACPVCEGKGVTMPDVAFADPVTVTCEACRGTRYSDEALSYRYKGKNIVEILELSIGETNHYLKMPKIVKKVDTLKDVGLGYLTLGQTTSSLSGGEVQRLKLASHLKKEGQIYLLDEPSLGLHTKDNAHLLEVFQSLVDKGNSVIIIEHNLNFIAASDWIIEMGPGGGKKGGELLFEGTPEEMLGAETATAKWLRKDVE from the coding sequence ATGGCAGATAAAAAAGATGAAATCATTTTAAGAGGACTTCAAGAAAATAATTTAAAAAATATAGATTTGAATATACCAAAAGAAAAAATCAATGTGTTTACGGGTCTCTCGGGATCTGGAAAAAGTTCAGTGGTGTTTGATACATTAGCAACAGAAAGCAGAAGACAAATGACATTGAACTACCCGCTGTATGTCAGGCATCAAATGCCGAGATACGAGCGGCCCCATGCCGATTTGATGCAGCACTTAAGTCCGGTTGTGGTGGTGGAGCAAAAACCGATACGCGGCAATTCCCGCTCCACTGTTGGGACCTATATGGATATTGATCCGTTGATTCGTTTGTTATTTTCAAGAATTGGTAGTCCATCAATTGGTTCAGCAGCCGAATTTACGAGTGAGAGTTCTTTTGGCAAATGTCCGGAATGCGGCGGTTACGGAGAAGTCATTGCACCAAATATCCATAAATTAATCGATGACACGAAATCTCTCAGAGAAGGGGCCGTGCAATTTAAGCCGCTGTCTCCTCCAGGTTGGCAAGGTAGGTGGATGGTCGATGGTGGATTGTTTGAACCGGATATCCCGATAAAAGATTTTCCGAAAGACATGTACAACCTGTTGCTATACGGACCTCCAGAAGGTGAACGCGCATTCGGCACGTATTACACAAAAGATAGCTCACAAGACTATGAATGGGACGGCATTATCCCGAGGTTTATTCGGCTGTACATTAATCGAGACCTCACAAAACTGAAAAAAACTTCGCCGGAAGATGTGTTGGCAGTGTCGTCGCACGGATTGTGTCCGACGTGCGAAGGTTCGGGGTTAAATCCGAAAGTACTGGCATGCAAAATCAATGGCTATAATATCGCGCAATACGATCAGTTGGAATTGACGGAATTGCTGGGGGAACTAGAGCACATACAAGATCCTGTCGGCAAATCAATTGCCCAGCAAGCGTTTCCGAATGTGAAGCAATTGGTGGACTTGGGACTGGGCTATTTGAGTTTGGCTCGTAAAATGGGTACTTTGTCTGGCGGAGAAGCGCAACGCGTAAAAATTGCCCGTCATTTAGGCAGCAGTTTGAATAATATTACGTATATTTTCGATGAACCGAGTGCAGGACTTCATCCTGAAGAAATTGAGATGTTAACACAAATGCTCGAGAATTTAAGAGACGATTACAATACGGTAGTAGTGATTGAGCACAATTTAGCAGTGATCAAAACAGCCGATGAAATCATCGAAATGGGTCCAGGAGCGGGAGTGAGCGGCGGCGAAGTGGTTTATCAAGGAGAGCAGGCAGGCTTGAAGAAAGTGTCAGCCATAACCAATTTAGATCATAAGGTTGCCCTCAATAAAAATCCGAGAGGAGTAGAAAATAGCTTCTCAATCAAAAACGCCTCTGACAATAACTTAAAAGATATAAGTATAGAGATTCCAAAGAATGTATTGGTTTCTGTATGTGGCGTTTCGGGTTCTGGTAAGAGTTCGTTGTTGTTTGGTGCGTTTACAGAAAACTATCCGGAAACCATCTCGGTCAGTCAAGGCAGTATTGGCACGTCTAGTCGATCAACGCTCGCTACTTATATGGGCATTATGGATGATATTCGCTCGATTCTTTCTAAAGAGACAGGACAGCCTGCAGGATTGTTTAGTTTTAATTCATTAGGTGCTTGTCCAGTTTGTGAAGGGAAAGGAGTCACGATGCCGGATGTGGCGTTTGCGGATCCCGTGACAGTCACATGTGAAGCGTGTAGGGGCACAAGGTATTCAGATGAAGCATTGTCTTATCGCTACAAAGGAAAAAACATCGTAGAAATTTTGGAACTTTCGATCGGCGAAACCAATCATTATTTAAAAATGCCGAAAATCGTCAAAAAAGTAGATACCTTAAAAGATGTAGGACTCGGCTACTTAACATTAGGGCAGACGACAAGTTCTTTAAGTGGAGGAGAAGTGCAACGGCTGAAACTAGCCAGTCACTTGAAAAAAGAAGGACAAATCTATTTATTGGATGAACCGTCATTAGGTCTCCACACAAAAGACAACGCTCACTTATTAGAAGTATTCCAAAGCCTGGTGGACAAAGGCAACTCGGTTATCATCATTGAACACAACCTCAACTTTATCGCTGCCAGCGACTGGATCATCGAAATGGGTCCAGGTGGAGGTAAAAAAGGCGGCGAATTGTTGTTTGAAGGGACACCAGAAGAGATGCTTGGGGCGGAAACCGCAACCGCGAAGTGGCTGAGAAAAGATGTAGAGTAA
- a CDS encoding aromatic acid exporter family protein translates to MRSFHFNGSRIVKTGIAIFLTAIICEWFGWPPVFAVITAIVTIEPTVSDSIKKGLVRFPASAIGSAFAVLFITLFGNSPITYTLAAVATILACYKLNLHAGLLVATLTSVAMVEVIHEHILISFFIRLGTTTIGLLVSTAVNMLVFPPNYRKDILRSIQSIGERAGNMLEQTFQTILFVSDANRQKEQLIVKELVTEIRKTEKLIHFQRDESSLYPWVREREAELQMAEKQLLFLHNLEFHLDALLYIPLHKLTWTTAEREVIMHAVTELANDLKHSIDYDHEKHQCQLKNITNLFWDNSKGITASDAMRPTEFPPEFTILYELITIYDLVDKFFDPGSVKAAREAEK, encoded by the coding sequence ATGCGTTCTTTTCACTTTAATGGCAGCCGAATTGTCAAAACCGGAATCGCTATCTTTTTAACAGCCATTATTTGTGAATGGTTTGGTTGGCCACCGGTTTTTGCGGTAATCACTGCAATCGTGACAATCGAACCCACAGTTAGCGACTCGATTAAAAAGGGACTCGTTCGGTTCCCAGCATCCGCGATTGGCTCTGCATTCGCTGTCTTGTTTATTACACTCTTCGGGAATTCCCCGATTACCTATACACTCGCTGCAGTTGCAACGATTTTAGCTTGTTATAAACTTAATCTGCATGCTGGTTTACTCGTTGCCACATTAACATCTGTCGCGATGGTCGAAGTAATCCATGAACATATTTTGATCTCATTCTTTATTCGTTTAGGGACAACGACCATTGGATTGCTGGTGTCTACCGCTGTCAATATGCTGGTGTTCCCACCTAACTACCGGAAAGATATTTTGAGAAGTATTCAAAGCATTGGAGAACGAGCCGGTAATATGTTGGAACAGACATTCCAGACCATCCTTTTTGTCAGTGACGCGAATCGTCAAAAAGAGCAGTTGATTGTAAAAGAACTTGTCACGGAAATTCGAAAGACCGAGAAGTTAATCCATTTCCAGCGCGACGAATCCAGTTTGTACCCGTGGGTTCGCGAGCGAGAAGCCGAGCTTCAAATGGCAGAAAAGCAATTGCTCTTCTTACATAACTTAGAATTCCATTTAGATGCTTTGCTTTATATCCCGCTGCATAAGCTGACGTGGACAACCGCGGAGCGAGAAGTTATTATGCATGCCGTAACTGAACTTGCGAACGACTTGAAACACTCGATTGACTATGATCACGAAAAGCATCAATGCCAATTAAAAAATATTACTAATCTGTTTTGGGACAACAGCAAAGGCATCACAGCAAGCGACGCCATGCGCCCTACTGAATTTCCACCCGAATTCACCATTCTTTATGAGCTGATCACGATTTACGATTTGGTAGATAAGTTTTTTGATCCAGGGAGTGTGAAGGCTGCGCGGGAGGCGGAGAAATAA
- a CDS encoding thiamine pyrophosphate-dependent dehydrogenase E1 component subunit alpha, which yields MYEQMVKIRYYEDQMAEVYMEGKTPVFNIGAGTVPGEMHLATGQEPAAVGMCVHLTKEDTVTAPHRPHHHAIAKGVDLKKMTAEIFGKETGLGKGKGGHMHLFDPAVKFSCGGIVGAGIPHAVGAAMTSKMKGKDSVAVAFIGEGAANAGSFHESLNLAAVWNLPLIVVVEDNSYGISVSKKASTSVASNDLRASAYGIAGAYVKDNDPIAMYKASEQAVARARSGQGPTIIEIETYRYLGHFQGDPELYRDETEVPGLRQLDPITKLKMMLSEAENVSDADLEEMETRAKQQVDEAYQFARDSSYPQPEAALEDVFNS from the coding sequence ATGTATGAACAGATGGTGAAGATTCGCTATTACGAAGACCAAATGGCGGAAGTGTACATGGAAGGAAAAACGCCAGTATTTAATATTGGCGCGGGTACAGTGCCTGGTGAAATGCATTTAGCTACAGGTCAAGAACCCGCTGCAGTTGGCATGTGTGTTCATTTAACAAAAGAAGACACCGTCACGGCTCCCCACCGACCGCATCATCACGCCATTGCCAAGGGTGTGGATTTAAAGAAAATGACCGCTGAAATTTTCGGAAAAGAAACAGGACTTGGCAAAGGCAAAGGCGGACATATGCATTTGTTTGATCCAGCAGTGAAGTTCTCGTGTGGCGGAATTGTCGGTGCGGGTATTCCTCATGCAGTTGGAGCCGCCATGACCAGCAAAATGAAAGGAAAAGACTCAGTTGCCGTTGCCTTCATTGGAGAAGGTGCTGCAAACGCCGGCTCTTTTCATGAATCTCTTAACCTTGCAGCTGTATGGAATTTACCACTGATTGTTGTCGTGGAAGATAATTCATACGGCATTTCTGTGTCTAAAAAAGCATCCACTTCTGTCGCATCCAATGATTTACGAGCTTCCGCGTACGGAATTGCTGGAGCTTATGTTAAAGACAACGACCCTATTGCGATGTATAAAGCATCTGAACAAGCCGTTGCAAGAGCCCGCAGTGGTCAAGGTCCTACCATTATCGAAATCGAAACTTATCGCTATTTAGGTCATTTCCAAGGCGACCCGGAATTGTACCGGGATGAAACGGAAGTTCCCGGACTTCGTCAACTCGACCCAATTACAAAATTAAAAATGATGCTTTCGGAAGCTGAAAATGTTAGCGATGCTGATCTTGAAGAAATGGAAACACGCGCTAAACAGCAAGTTGATGAAGCCTACCAATTCGCGAGAGACAGCAGTTATCCTCAACCAGAAGCCGCATTAGAAGACGTCTTTAATTCATAA